The following proteins are co-located in the Sciurus carolinensis unplaced genomic scaffold, mSciCar1.2, whole genome shotgun sequence genome:
- the LOC124973978 gene encoding LOW QUALITY PROTEIN: serine/threonine-protein phosphatase 2A 56 kDa regulatory subunit delta isoform-like (The sequence of the model RefSeq protein was modified relative to this genomic sequence to represent the inferred CDS: inserted 3 bases in 3 codons; substituted 1 base at 1 genomic stop codon), translated as MQNKTKKEKEPPKPGKSGKSSKEGQDTESEISSRKNSLVAVQSSTSSKIKVPVPQPIVKKDKRQNSSRFGASNNRELQKPPSFNDVPPEDQEKLFTQNLRQCCVLFDFVSHPLSDLKWKEVNRAALSEMVEYITHNRNVITEPIYPEVVPMFSVNMVXTLPPSSNPTGAKFDPEEDKPTLEAALSHLQLLELFDSEDPRERHFLKTTLHRIYGKFLXLRVYIRKQINNIFYRFIYETEHQNGIAELLEISGSIINGFAFPLKEERKILLLKVLLPLHKXVYHPQLAYCVLQFLEKDSTLTEPVVMALLKYLPKTHSPKEVVFLNELEEILDVIELSEFVKIMEPLFRQLAKYVSSPHFXVAEQALYYWNNEYIMSLITDDAAKILPIMFPSLYNSPLVCRKSELPQYSHTKKGLDAHCRKAAKGSAKGSAALALGINGGNGVQSMVMAVLAKASEESGGSNVSTLCFIIEIWLHLNPEEFLRSRDLDNLKILRIFLLLIMPESEEAAKGSAKGSAALALGIYGGNDVQSMVMAVLAKASEESGGSNGSLELLTAATGLPTRPPDATFTAPAARLLSPQQDEDAQGWMPLWPLPLLPDSSGAPNLPSTKLPNPGWMQMLPTKAQRPCTSPHTHTWRPATDQTPMQLHVAATLELQAAATKLQQGHQTVLDTDVITTAARRLSALQDKNAPVWTPPLSPL; from the exons ATGCAGAATAAAaccaagaaggagaaagaacCACCCAAACCAGGGAAAAGTGGAAAAAGTTCAAAAGAAGGACAAGACACAGAATCAGAGATTTCCAGCAGAAAGAACAGCCTTGTTGCTGTCCAGTCTTCAACATCTTCTAAAATAAAGGTACCAGTCCCTCAGCCCATTGTGAAAAAAGACAAGCGGCAGAATTCTTCTCGGTTTGGTGCCAGCAATAACAGAGAACTGCAAAAACCACCATCATTCAATGATGTTCCTCCTGAGGATCAAGAGAAGCTTTTTACCCAGAATTTACGTCAGTGTTGTGTCCTCTTTGACTTTGTTTCCCACCCACTGAGTGACCTCAAGTGGAAGGAAGTAAATCGAGCTGCTCTAAGTGAAATGGTAGAATACATCACCCACAATCGGAATGTGATCACAGAGCCCATTTACCCAGAAGTAGTCCCTATGTTTTCAGTTAACATGGTTTGAACCTTGCCACCTTCCTCCAATCCTACGGGAGCCAAATTTGACCCAGAGGAAGACAAACCAACGTTAGAAGCAGCCCTGTCACATCTGCAGCTTTTAGAGCTCTTTGACAGCGAGGATCCTCGGGAGAGACATTTCCTGAAAACCACCCTTCACAGAATTTATGGAAAGTTCT GCCTGAGAGTGTACatcaggaaacagataaataatatattttatagatttatttatgaaACAGAGCATCAAAATGGCATAGCAGAATTACTGGAAATTTCGGGAAGTATAATTAATGGATTTGCCTTTCCACTAAAAGAAGAGCGCAAGATTCTCCTATTGAAGGTGTTGCTACCTTTGCACA GTGTCTACCATCCACAGCTGGCCTACTGTGTTCTACAGTTTCTAGAGAAGGACAGCACCCTCACTGAACCAGTGGTAATGGCACTTCTCAAATACTTGCCAAAGACTCACAGTCCAAAAGAAGTAGTGTTCTTGAATGAATTAGAAGAAATCTTAGATGTCATTGAACTCTCAGAATTTGTGAAGATCATGGAGCCTCTCTTCCGGCAGTTAGCCAAGTACGTTTCCAGTCCACACT AGGTGGCGGAGCAAGCACTGTATTACTGGAATAATGAGTACATTATGAGTTTAATTACTGATGATGCAGCAAAGATTCTGCCTATCATGTTTCCATCTTTGTACAACAGTCCTCTTGTGTGCCGCAAGTCCGAGCTCCCTCAGTACTCTCACACCAAGAAAGGCTTGGACGCCCACTGCAGA AAAGCTGCAAAGGGCAGTGCAAAGGGCAGTGCAGCCTTGGCTCTGGGCATCAATGGAGGCAACGGTGTCCAGAGTATGGTTATGGCAGTGTTGGCCAAGGCAAGTGAGGAGTCTGGAGGCAGCAATGTCAG CACCCTCTGCTTCATCATTGAAATATGGCTACACCTCAACCCAGAAGAGTTTTTGAGATCCCGGGATTTGGACAACCTGAAGATTCTCAGGATCTTCCTGTTGCTCATCATGCCTGAATCAGAG GAAGCTGCAAAGGGCAGTGCAAAGGGCAGTGCAGCCTTGGCTCTGGGCATCTATGGAGGCAACGATGTCCAGAGTATGGTTATGGCAGTGTTGGCCAAGGCAAGTGAGGAGTCTGGAGGCAGCAATGGCAG CCTGGAGCTCCTCACCGCAGCCACTGGGCTCCCCACAAGGCCGCCGGATGCCACCTTCACTGCCCCTGCAGCCAGACTCTTGTCACCACAGCAGGATGAAGATGCTCAGGGCTGGATGCCTCTGTGGCCACTGCCCCTGCTTCCGGACTCTTCTGGGGCCCCCAACCTGCCCAGCACCAAACTCCCAAACCCGGGCTGGATGCAGATGCTGCCCACCAAAGCCCAACGTCCATGCACGTCACCCCACACCCACACCTGGCGCCCTGCAACTGACCAGACCCCGATGCAGCTGCATGTGGCTGCCACTCTGGAGCTCCAGGCTGCTGCCACCAAACTCCAACAGGGACACCAGACAGTACTGGACACCGACGTCATCACAACTGCAGCCAGACGCCTGTCAGCACTGCAGGACAAAAACGCTCCTGTCTGGACACCTCCGTTGTCCCCACTGTGA